A genome region from Gossypium hirsutum isolate 1008001.06 chromosome A04, Gossypium_hirsutum_v2.1, whole genome shotgun sequence includes the following:
- the LOC121228084 gene encoding uncharacterized protein: MPLNHLNEFGYKKTTRFIGLKQEKAFKYLFKKLGLISYGAEITTLTGDCQLKRLTGVKSKEMMIWITLFDVFMDDTKVPRKNYFANLMGLSQSYLTTTVEDELKEMK, from the coding sequence atgcCTTTGAACCACCTCAATGAGTTTGGCTACAAAAAGACCACAAGGTTCATTGGGCTAAAACAAGAGAAGGCCTTCAAGTATTTGTTCAAGAAGCTTGGGCTCATCTCCTATGGTGCTGAAATTACGACGCTTACTGGAGATTGTCAGTTGAAAAGGTTGACTGGTGTTAAAAGCAAAGAGATGATGATTTGGATTACTCTTTTTGATGTTTTTATGGATGATACTAAAGTTcctagaaaaaattattttgctaATTTGATGGGATTGTCGCAGAGCTATCTAACGACAACAGTTGAGGATGAGCTTAAAGAgatgaaatga
- the LOC121228166 gene encoding uncharacterized protein codes for MEFLDDKYMETMVALYCLTRRVNIEPIQLFVELADMESVEDITPLSQQYGVEDLCTEVPKGFTDRRLYVCGFDIDINVGCANQYGGGATSTWVENPHHVRLQIHSVVIETDALCEDRSDNNSLFDNEGEDFSDPDIDEDPDDIDDEGADDGNVYAFSVGNPSCVIVIRNDSGHTS; via the coding sequence ATGGAATTTTTAGACGATAAATACATGGAGACAATGGTCGCACTGTATTGCCTGACAAGGAGGGTGAACATTGAACCAATTCAGTTGTTTGTTGAGTTAGCAGACATGGAGTCCGTTGAAGATATAACTCCATTAAGTCAACAATATGGAGTTGAAGACCTGTGTACGGAGGTTCCCAAAGGGTTTACTGATAGGAGATTGTATGTATGTGGTTTTGACATCGATATCAACGTTGGATGTGCAAACCAGTACGGTGGTGGAGCGACATCGACATGGGTTGAAAATCCACACCATGTTCGTTTACAGATACATTCAGTCGTGATTGAGACTGATGCACTTTGTGAAGATCGATCAGATAATAATAGTCTTTTTGATAATGAGGgtgaagattttagtgacccTGATATAGATGAGGACCCGGATGATATCGACGACGAAGGCGCGGATGATGGAAATGTTTACGCCTTTTCGGTCGGGAACCCAAGTTGTGTCATCGTCATACGCAATGATTCTGGACACACCTCTTAA
- the LOC121228085 gene encoding uncharacterized protein — protein sequence MASKLIASHREGAEIYHGTTLCKQKTQELLDHFHLPKGLMPLSHINEFGYNNITGFIWLKQEKTVKYLFKELGLTSYGAEITAFIGDRQLKKLTGVKSKEMMIWITLSDISVDDTKVPSKICFANSMGLSKSYPVIAVEEEPKEMK from the coding sequence ATGGCATCGAAGTTAATAGCAAGTCACCGAGAAGGGGCTGAGATCTACCATGGAACTACTCTTTGCAAGCAAAAAACGCAAGAGCTCCTCGACCACTTCCACCTCCCTAAAGGGTTGATGCCTTTGAGCCACATCAATGAGTTCGGCTACAATAACATCACAGGGTTCATTTGGTTGAAACAGGAGAAGACTGTCAAGTATTTGTTCAAGGAGCTTGGACTCACATCTTATGGTGCTGAAATTACAGCGTTTATCGGAGATCGTCAGTTGAAGAAGTTGACTGGTGTTAAAAGCAAAGAGATGATGATTTGGATTACTCTCTCTGATATTTCTGTGGATGATACTAAAGTTCCTAGCAAAATCTGTTTTGCTAATTCGATGGGACTGTCAAAGAGCTATCCAGTGATAGCAGTTGAAGAAGAGCCAAAAGAGATGAAATGA